In Siniperca chuatsi isolate FFG_IHB_CAS linkage group LG20, ASM2008510v1, whole genome shotgun sequence, the following proteins share a genomic window:
- the LOC122868190 gene encoding probable E3 ubiquitin-protein ligase MARCHF10, with product MFGVRRKRLDLEHQNQDQRWGEKVDTEVKRDIPGMQTFSTLMQSMSAARKASKSPPCSSGKSASSEPGGPWNKGSLSCLQAISSGTQSMTAELAQSKDPASRCNKVHPARYHNKHRCEHVRDRVLNGSTHGEANKQTQSQDILKRKNKMKHLFSKTNIEEIIDSERLSSAETLGNFLGGTTTVPHLSTFDILSSETEEEEGDDGVSASWQDTYRESDWIPFPRTVSQSSSASTTLSHSAHSLHSLQSFSSQLSTSTTSGEAPDGYSLTPFLEQPPVAPPPPTTDRVSRGLVALWQHLPKLQISWRTSQTSLASSPRSSFCQRHSTLVNREEDAVQKGTSTTDTLQSSNETCGPSASGQLDNKFGDIEEPHIQECQEAQGGATATQNAQSLKDSNKEIVCRPKRRLLFELSNEEEEDQCRICHSGGGSPTNPLLSPCLCSGSMQFIHLDCLKKWIQTKIQSGSRLHVVKRCELCMGGLTLDPNTFDLDDYYRRHHEQQQVDMTELYNLQEVAEVLSFRSLLSRSLLPAMVTPSWPVPRIRIWALFPYQMRMRLRRIRERNSSPETTVT from the exons ATGTTTGGGGTGCGAAGGAAACGACTAGATTTGGAACATCAG AATCAGGATCAAAGATGGGGAGAGAAGGTAGATACAGAGGTGAAACGAGACATTCCTGGCATGCAGACTTTTTCGACGCTAATGCAGTCCATGTCAGCTGCAAGGAAGGCCTCAAAG TCGCCCCCCTGCAGCTCTGGGAAAAGTGCTTCGTCTGAGCCAGGGGGCCCATGGAATAAAGGCTCACTGTCCTGCCTTCAAGCTATCTCCAGTGGAACCCAGAGCATGACTGCAGAGCTGGCACAGAGCAAAGACCCAGCATCCAGAT GCAATAAAGTACACCCTGCACGGTATCACAACAAGCACAGGTGTGAGCATGTGAGAGACAGAGTATTAAACGGATCCACCCATGGGGaagcaaacaagcaaacacaaagccaAGACATCCTGAAGCGCAAGAACAAGATGAAACACcttttcagcaaaacaaacatcGAGGAGATCATAGACTCTGAGCGTCTCTCCAGTGCTGAGACTCTGGGCAACTTCCTGGGAGGTACCACCACTGTCCCACATCTTTCCACATTTGATATACTGTCCAGTGAaactgaagaggaggagggagatgatGGCGTATCAGCCTCCTGGCAggacacatacagagagagtgATTGGATCCCCTTTCCGAGGACAGTTTCTCAGTCAAGCTCAGCCTCCACTACCCTCTCTCACAGCGCTCACAGCCTACATAGCCTGCAGTCTTTCAGTTCACAGTTAAGCACATCAACAACTTCAGGTGAAGCACCTGATGGATACAGTCTCACTCCTTTCCTGGAGCAACCTCCTGTGGCACCACCGCCACCTACCACTGACAGAGTCAGTAGGGGCTTAGTGGCTTTGTGGCAACATCTCCCTAAACTTCAAATCAGCTGGCGAACATCACAGACAAGCCTGGCCTCTTCACCCAGGTCTAGCTTCTGTCAGAGGCACTCTACTCTGGTCAACAGGGAGGAGGACGCTGTTCAGAAAGGAACCAGTACCACTGACACATTGCAGTCTTCGAATGAGACCTGTGGTCCAAGTGCCTCCGGGCAGCTAGATAATAAGTTTGGTGATATCGAAGAGCCACACATTCAAGAATGTCAAGAAGCCCAGGGAGGAGCCACTGCTACTCAAAACGCCCAGTCTCTAAAAGACAGCAACAAGGAGATTGTATGCAGACCCAAACGCAG GTTATTATTTGAGTTATCtaatgaggaggaagaggaccaGTGTCGGATCTGCCACAGCGGCGGTGGTTCACCAACCAACCCACTGCTATCACCCTGCCTGTGCTCAGGAAGTATGCAGTTCATTCACCTCGACTGCCTGAAGAAATGGATCCAGACAAAAATCCAGTCAG GGTCACGACTCCATGTTGTCAAAAGATGTGAACTTTGTATGGGGGGGCTAACACTGGACCCGAATACATTTGACTTGGATGATTATTACAGAAGACATCACGAACAGCAACAG GTGGACATGACTGAACTGTATAATCTCCAAGAAGTAGCTGAAGTGTTGAGCTTCAGGTCATTGCTCTCCAGATCTTTACTGCCAGCAATGGTGACACCTTCCTGGCCAGTCCCCAGG ATTCGGATATGGGCATTGTTTCCATACCAAATGAGGATGAGACTCAGGAGAATCAGAGAGAGGAACTCCTCACCAGAGACAACTGTCACTTGA
- the LOC122868193 gene encoding cytochrome c oxidase assembly factor 3 homolog, mitochondrial, translated as MADKTPKESDAPIATRIDPTKEGLSREQMYFIRQVELEQWKKKTQKLRTRNVVTGLAIGALVLGIYGYTFYSVSQERIMDEIDEEAKRARMQGPKTGAN; from the exons ATGGCTGACAAGACGCCGAAGGAGTCTGATGCTCCCATTGCAACCAGGATAGACCCGACTAAAGAGGGTCTTTCTCGAGAACAGATGTATTTCATCCGACAAGTAGAGCTTGAACAgtggaagaagaaaacacagaagttGCGCACACGAAATGTTGTGACAGGACTCGCCATTGGAGCACTCGTTCTGGGCATTT ATGGCTACACGTTTTACTCGGTTTCCCAGGAGCGGATCATGGATGAAATAGATGAGGAGGCCAAGCGAGCGAGAATGCAGGGACCGAAGACTGGTGCCAACTGA
- the cntd1 gene encoding cyclin N-terminal domain-containing protein 1 codes for MAKRLFCSPSQSISFKFREASFDLLTDFLINLNKRNKDNLNSLSKCSGNFKDKRLIEYIFLITKELRLDPLAGYHAIELLQRFMIKHLTDLLTTPTPQGAAANPPINYEDAVFDKLREKFPLIIFSCVQLASKLSLHSHIIDNNTAVRFLHSVGHSVSKQTLLESELMILKGLKFRLNTPNPLTYVEILLEVLGHNEPSIPVEGLYPLCHHVLQFVSLQRNAIYASLLVTTTQCVSPSREQRERFVTVTEDCMLLGVGVVAVATFILYVRKWEQVVGELSHITGISRRSISDFAHVTLMHIVRTSSPVASTRVSTTLIH; via the exons ATGGCGAAAAGATTATTTTGTTCTCCAAGCCAAAGTATAAGTTTCAAGTTTCGGGAAGCCTCTTTTGACCTACTCACAGATTTCCTTATTAATctcaacaaaagaaacaaagataaCCTCAACAGTTTATCAAAATGTAGCGGAAACTTCAAAGATAAAAGACTAATTG AATACATCTTCCTGATAACTAAAGAACTGAGACTTGATCCACTGGCTGGATACCATGCCATTGAATTACTTCAAAG GTTCATGATCAAGCACCTTACAGATTTGTTGACCACACCAACACCTCAAGGTGCAGCTGCTAATCCACCAATAAATTATGAGGATGCTGTGTTTGACAAGCTCAGGGAGAAATTCCCCCTCATCATCTTCTCCTGCGTGCAACTTGCAAGCAAACTGTCTTTGCACAGTCAT ATCATCGACAACAATACTGCTGTACGCTTTCTGCATTCAGTCGGCCACAGTGTTTCCAAGCAGACTCTCCTGGAATCAGAGCTGATGATCTTAAAAGGGCTTAAATTCAGACTAAACACCCCTAACCCACTGACATATGTGGAAATCCTTCTGGAGGTGCTTG GACACAATGAGCCATCCATCCCTGTGGAGGGCCTGTATCCCCTGTGCCACCATGTTCTCCAGTTCGTCAGCCTACAGAGAAATGCCATCTACGCCTCCTTGTTAGTCACTACCACTCAGTGTGTCAGCCCATCCAGAGAACAGAG AGAGAGGTTTGTGACCGTGACTGAAGACTGCATGCTTCTTGGTGTTGGTGTTGTCGCCGTGGCTACATTCATCCTCTACGTCAGAAAATGGGAACAG GTTGTGGGAGAACTGAGTCACATCACAGGAATCTCAAGGAGGAGCATCAGCGATTTCGCTCATGTTACATTGATGCACATTGTTAGAACCAGTTCCCCTGTAGCATCCACTCGAGTCTCGACAACACTCATTCACTGA